In Leptospira harrisiae, a genomic segment contains:
- a CDS encoding transglutaminase-like domain-containing protein, whose product MGQTSFPDFYPDDITRLLYDWEIAPPEKKRFLLKLIASRVPWQIQVESALEEVKDPYLRVQARSLKSEITRHRLRHSFFKLTLRGNTNHYKDLEEMCVQLSSIGFPDQNYAEIKHELDRIALRVSELYDDHSGYLTDELKVQILCQVLFQEEGFVGNIQNYNDPGNSYLFQVIKSKLGIPISLSVVYLLVGQRLGLPLYGTNLPLHFLLQYESEGYFTYIDPFHGGVLLDKFTCEKFLEANGYSNSPKYFTKASTLSMIKRMCRNLIHIYRDNQTKEMENTIKDHLQILESRSTHVE is encoded by the coding sequence ATGGGACAAACTTCCTTTCCTGATTTTTATCCGGATGATATCACTCGTTTATTGTATGATTGGGAAATTGCACCGCCTGAGAAAAAACGTTTTTTATTAAAACTCATTGCATCGCGTGTTCCTTGGCAGATTCAAGTAGAGTCTGCTTTGGAAGAAGTTAAAGATCCTTACCTTCGAGTACAAGCTCGTAGTTTAAAATCAGAAATCACTCGCCATAGACTTCGTCATTCTTTCTTCAAACTCACGTTACGTGGGAATACAAATCATTATAAAGATTTAGAAGAGATGTGTGTCCAACTTTCTAGTATAGGTTTCCCTGACCAAAACTATGCAGAGATCAAACATGAATTAGATCGTATAGCTCTTCGAGTTTCCGAATTGTACGATGATCATTCAGGATATTTGACAGATGAATTAAAAGTACAAATCCTTTGCCAAGTTTTATTCCAAGAAGAAGGATTTGTTGGGAATATCCAGAACTATAATGATCCAGGAAATTCTTATTTATTCCAAGTGATCAAAAGCAAATTGGGGATTCCAATTTCTCTCTCCGTGGTATATTTGTTAGTTGGTCAGAGATTGGGGTTGCCACTTTATGGAACTAATTTGCCACTTCATTTTCTTTTACAATACGAATCGGAAGGTTATTTTACTTATATTGATCCATTTCATGGTGGAGTGTTATTAGATAAGTTCACTTGTGAAAAATTTTTAGAAGCAAATGGATATTCCAATTCTCCTAAGTATTTCACAAAAGCATCAACATTATCGATGATCAAACGTATGTGCCGAAATCTTATCCATATTTACCGCGACAATCAAACGAAAGAAATGGAAAATACCATTAAGGATCACCTGCAGATTCTAGAAAGCCGATCCACTCATGTGGAATAA
- a CDS encoding polyprenyl synthetase family protein, translating to MKSNLRIQSILAKFDKNLDGIIKEDIPVLKKIKKHVITSGGKRIRPFSHYLFCQFLNVKDTSWLDVGSVAELIHAASLLHDDVVDNAPIRRGKPTIGTLFGNKTAILAGDYLLACGISRLNSIGNPELMEIFSQVLKDLSVSELLQMEWEKNPKITLKVYDSIIYGKTASLFGVCTESAAILAGKSKKERATIRDFGVRLGKLFQKKDDCLDYFTDSNVSGKEFLKDFKNGLYTYPILVLRESLNLLEKRKLESVFKKEERTTADETYVLGLMESKKISEKLHKELSAEKKYLLSFLNQFSNSAERQLFVEQLDRLT from the coding sequence ATGAAATCGAATCTTCGTATCCAATCTATATTAGCTAAGTTTGATAAAAATTTAGATGGAATCATCAAAGAAGATATTCCCGTTCTTAAAAAAATTAAAAAACATGTCATCACTTCTGGTGGAAAACGGATTCGTCCCTTTTCACATTATCTATTTTGTCAGTTTTTAAATGTAAAAGATACAAGTTGGCTTGATGTAGGAAGTGTAGCTGAGCTCATTCACGCAGCAAGTTTACTTCACGATGACGTCGTTGACAATGCGCCCATTCGTCGAGGGAAACCAACGATTGGTACATTGTTTGGAAACAAAACTGCCATTCTTGCTGGCGACTACTTGTTAGCCTGTGGAATCAGTCGACTCAACTCAATTGGTAATCCCGAGCTAATGGAAATATTTTCCCAAGTGTTAAAGGATCTTTCTGTGAGTGAACTTTTGCAAATGGAATGGGAAAAAAATCCGAAGATCACTTTGAAAGTTTATGATTCCATTATTTATGGGAAAACTGCTTCTTTATTTGGAGTTTGTACTGAATCCGCAGCCATTCTTGCTGGTAAGTCAAAAAAAGAAAGGGCAACTATCCGTGATTTTGGTGTTAGACTTGGAAAACTTTTTCAAAAGAAAGATGATTGTTTAGATTATTTTACAGATTCTAACGTGAGTGGAAAAGAATTTCTAAAAGATTTTAAAAATGGACTTTATACTTATCCGATTCTTGTTTTGAGAGAAAGTTTGAATCTCTTAGAAAAAAGAAAGTTGGAATCTGTTTTTAAAAAAGAAGAAAGGACTACTGCCGACGAAACTTATGTTCTTGGACTCATGGAATCGAAAAAGATTTCTGAAAAGCTTCACAAAGAGTTAAGTGCGGAAAAAAAATACCTTCTCAGTTTTTTGAATCAATTTTCAAATAGCGCAGAACGCCAGTTATTTGTTGAACAATTGGATCGCCTGACTTAA
- a CDS encoding ATP-binding protein, with the protein MYRFLFCLCFLPLSLWAEGNPGLWHLGTNPQTKLSELSPKDYNHHFYFGFTKDDHYYQIQIEKNTPQYFHFENGMISELDVWFFQEGRLVSELQTGLLRKKNPDVLFTGGFVLPAKEKGTYRFRIHSDDPHRINFQIRSEANLLQYTKSISLWQGFHLGLCILVCLLSAMQFVLLREKVYLLLTFATLSILFTNTLRSGLLYEYGASNYEWFYRYIPGLISLTPFGLVIFLREFLKIKEKYPNADKYFVSYAIFMLASILVVFIDLQLYFRFIYSNNLILTSLTFGYAIYSLIKKKENANALFYAFFVRQVSTSLLIFTNLGILPSYPFLSSANEIGAALQMTIFTIAISKFQIQTRIKKEESVTKENAELESMVLERTKEIQKQKEELEKALLQISHTESKLVFSEKMSELGKLVAGVAHEINNPLSAIKASIETLIESKNNEIKNLGSKENIYSSLTPQEIKTMKQLLSFQSDFGLVASYTERKDKKANLKQIFKENGLEFEDAILERFLDVGITKLYDEEINLLKLGQDKLSHLILEEKNFKLHLSIIQIAVDRSSKIILALKNFSRVTKVEERRIFTLLENIETVLTIYQYKMRGKVSLKKTFLTDATILGWPEDLIRVWTNLILNGLEAMDQKGNLMITTEQKGNKVEIKVVDNGPGVPLEIQNKIFDPFFTTKNHGEGTGMGLGITKSIIEKHKGNIYIESEPGRTCFSVLLPVIEFIDPNEPFVEET; encoded by the coding sequence TTGTATCGATTTCTTTTTTGCCTTTGTTTCCTTCCTCTCTCGCTTTGGGCGGAAGGGAATCCTGGTCTTTGGCATTTAGGAACAAATCCCCAAACAAAACTTTCCGAACTTTCGCCTAAAGATTACAACCATCACTTTTATTTCGGTTTTACGAAAGACGACCACTATTACCAAATCCAAATCGAAAAAAATACTCCGCAATATTTTCATTTTGAAAATGGAATGATTTCGGAATTGGATGTATGGTTTTTTCAAGAAGGTCGATTGGTTTCAGAATTACAAACCGGTTTGCTACGAAAAAAAAATCCGGATGTATTGTTTACAGGTGGGTTTGTATTACCTGCAAAAGAAAAAGGAACTTACCGATTTAGAATCCATTCTGATGATCCTCACCGAATCAATTTTCAAATTCGTAGCGAAGCAAATTTGTTACAATATACCAAATCCATTTCCTTATGGCAGGGATTTCATTTAGGACTTTGTATTTTAGTATGTCTTTTATCTGCAATGCAGTTTGTCTTGTTAAGAGAAAAAGTATATTTGTTACTTACATTTGCTACTCTTTCGATTCTTTTTACCAATACCTTAAGATCGGGACTACTATATGAATATGGTGCCAGTAACTATGAATGGTTTTATCGATACATTCCAGGTCTCATTTCACTCACTCCATTTGGCCTTGTCATTTTTTTAAGAGAGTTTTTGAAGATAAAAGAAAAATATCCAAATGCAGATAAATATTTTGTATCCTATGCAATTTTTATGTTGGCGTCCATTTTGGTTGTTTTTATAGACTTACAACTCTATTTTCGATTTATATATTCAAATAATTTGATTTTAACATCGCTTACATTTGGTTATGCGATCTATAGCTTAATCAAAAAGAAAGAAAATGCAAATGCGCTGTTTTACGCATTTTTTGTTCGGCAAGTTAGCACAAGCCTTCTTATTTTTACAAATTTGGGTATTTTGCCATCTTATCCTTTTTTAAGTTCTGCTAACGAAATTGGAGCAGCTCTCCAAATGACAATTTTTACAATTGCTATTTCAAAGTTTCAAATCCAAACCCGAATCAAAAAAGAAGAATCAGTCACCAAGGAAAACGCAGAACTTGAATCAATGGTTTTGGAACGCACAAAAGAAATCCAAAAACAAAAAGAAGAACTAGAGAAGGCCTTACTCCAAATCAGTCATACCGAAAGTAAACTTGTGTTTTCAGAAAAAATGTCCGAATTGGGGAAACTTGTCGCAGGGGTTGCACACGAAATCAATAATCCATTAAGTGCAATCAAAGCATCCATCGAAACATTAATAGAATCAAAAAACAATGAAATCAAAAATTTAGGATCAAAAGAAAACATTTATTCATCTCTCACACCGCAAGAAATCAAAACGATGAAACAACTATTAAGTTTTCAATCTGACTTTGGACTTGTTGCAAGTTATACTGAAAGAAAAGATAAAAAAGCAAACCTGAAGCAGATTTTTAAGGAGAATGGATTGGAATTTGAAGATGCCATTCTGGAAAGATTTTTGGATGTAGGGATTACAAAGTTGTATGATGAAGAAATAAATTTACTTAAATTAGGCCAAGACAAACTCTCTCATCTCATCTTAGAAGAAAAAAATTTTAAACTTCACTTATCCATCATTCAAATTGCAGTGGATCGATCTTCCAAAATCATTTTGGCACTTAAAAACTTTTCCCGAGTCACAAAGGTCGAAGAAAGAAGAATTTTTACTCTCCTTGAAAATATAGAAACAGTACTTACCATTTACCAATACAAAATGAGAGGAAAAGTTTCTTTAAAAAAAACATTTTTGACTGATGCCACCATTCTTGGTTGGCCCGAAGATCTCATTCGAGTATGGACTAATTTGATTTTGAATGGATTAGAAGCCATGGACCAAAAAGGAAATCTAATGATTACTACTGAACAAAAAGGAAACAAGGTAGAGATCAAGGTTGTTGACAATGGCCCAGGAGTTCCATTGGAGATTCAAAACAAAATTTTTGATCCATTCTTTACTACCAAAAACCATGGAGAAGGAACTGGGATGGGGCTTGGAATCACAAAGTCTATTATAGAAAAACACAAAGGGAACATTTATATTGAATCCGAACCGGGTAGAACTTGTTTTTCGGTTTTGTTGCCTGTGATCGAATTCATCGATCCGAATGAACCGTTTGTAGAAGAAACTTAA
- a CDS encoding LIC10920 family plasminogen-binding lipoprotein yields the protein MFRSIVILLVFSSVFAACGLKNENKAELSMLADGEPGLYFLGEVDSDITTSCGQATPATSTTTTGTTTGTTGSTSTTNNTRFTVISQLVFKTKETLNLRFTYDSTQIQGKIDPQQGFVLAGGAFGKTVQGTQGTVEWFNQGINIDTALQSAQQISFFNLEITLNGTYSSTAASTSILNSCNTLDSVNCTSGTSTTQCFTSDNKTCLVQNTSTDAKAVIIRGTIKCNAPNIVPQ from the coding sequence ATGTTTCGATCGATTGTTATCCTTTTGGTATTTTCCTCCGTTTTTGCCGCATGCGGTCTAAAAAACGAAAACAAAGCAGAATTGTCGATGCTTGCCGATGGAGAGCCTGGCCTCTACTTTTTAGGGGAAGTGGATAGCGATATCACGACTAGTTGCGGACAAGCCACTCCAGCAACATCCACTACTACTACAGGAACCACTACCGGAACCACAGGATCAACCTCTACTACGAACAACACACGTTTTACCGTTATTTCTCAGCTCGTCTTCAAAACAAAGGAAACACTAAACCTTCGTTTTACTTATGACAGCACACAAATCCAAGGAAAAATTGATCCACAACAAGGCTTTGTTCTTGCTGGTGGTGCTTTCGGCAAAACTGTCCAAGGGACACAAGGTACTGTTGAATGGTTTAACCAAGGGATCAATATTGACACTGCACTCCAAAGTGCCCAACAGATTTCTTTCTTTAACTTAGAAATCACACTAAATGGAACGTACAGCTCCACTGCGGCTTCCACTTCCATACTAAACTCTTGTAATACATTAGATAGTGTTAATTGTACATCAGGAACATCCACAACGCAATGTTTTACATCGGACAATAAGACTTGTTTGGTGCAAAATACAAGCACAGATGCAAAGGCCGTGATCATTCGCGGAACCATCAAATGTAATGCACCAAACATCGTTCCACAATAA
- a CDS encoding chloride channel protein, with amino-acid sequence MGSNFGLKDVFSIQGPRSIYVYSLLIGLLSGFGAYGFNWVLTWTESFTFGSLMGYDPGIPAGDLHFHSIGAVGPISPLWVVFLPAIGGLLVGIITSFFCPEAQGGGTDSLIYAFHFNEGKIQTKVPFYKAVATILTLGSGGSGGKEGPTAQIGAGFGSSLAGFLGAGARARRTLMLAGTAGGLGAIFRAPLGGAITAVEMVYQEDIESDSLVPCILSSVTAYLTYTSIAGSGSIFSVQEYSLNDYRHIPLYILLGLLCYAVGYFFVKVYHFVQDIFSKLPLPNFLKPAFGGLIVGCIALLFPEVLGSGFGLIQRMINGEVLESTSFAFSGPFFLLAVALFKVFSTSLTVGSGSSGGLLGPSFAIGGMLGAFVGSMAQVVFPELGIVIFPFLLVGMGSFFAGVARAPIAGMIMVCDMIGSYELLPPLMIVSVIAVVLSHKFSIYRNQIKNRFLSPSHHWDMNQDIMDRIRITDHFSEFRKYAMVSENLSLTELQSNAPGIQASDFILIGAGEEYRGIVSLRKNRILPEFEADLKNLITCGEIVQDVPSVCTNDTLGKALRILLEYDVDKLAIVEDGKCLGYLRYIDLFNAYQNEVKNKQRKSV; translated from the coding sequence ATGGGGTCAAATTTCGGTCTAAAAGACGTGTTTTCCATCCAGGGACCGCGATCGATTTATGTCTATTCGCTGCTCATCGGTCTGCTTTCTGGTTTTGGTGCTTATGGATTCAACTGGGTCTTAACTTGGACGGAATCGTTTACCTTTGGAAGTTTGATGGGTTACGATCCAGGGATTCCAGCTGGTGATTTGCATTTCCATTCCATTGGAGCTGTGGGCCCAATTTCTCCTCTTTGGGTTGTTTTTTTACCTGCCATCGGTGGTCTTCTTGTTGGAATCATCACAAGTTTTTTCTGTCCTGAAGCCCAAGGTGGTGGAACTGATTCCCTAATCTATGCATTCCATTTCAATGAAGGAAAAATCCAAACCAAGGTTCCATTTTATAAAGCAGTAGCCACCATACTTACGTTAGGTTCTGGTGGGTCTGGAGGAAAAGAAGGACCAACTGCACAAATTGGAGCAGGGTTTGGTTCTAGTTTGGCTGGATTTTTAGGCGCCGGTGCCAGAGCGCGAAGGACTTTGATGTTGGCCGGAACTGCTGGTGGACTTGGTGCCATTTTTCGTGCACCTCTCGGTGGAGCCATTACTGCAGTTGAGATGGTTTACCAAGAAGATATCGAAAGTGATTCTCTTGTTCCATGTATTTTATCTTCCGTTACCGCTTATTTGACTTATACAAGCATTGCAGGGAGTGGTTCAATATTTTCTGTACAAGAGTATAGCCTTAACGATTACAGACACATTCCTTTATATATTTTACTTGGGCTTCTTTGTTATGCTGTTGGTTATTTTTTTGTAAAAGTATATCATTTTGTACAAGATATCTTTTCAAAACTCCCATTGCCAAACTTCTTAAAACCAGCGTTTGGCGGATTGATTGTGGGATGTATTGCATTGTTATTTCCAGAAGTATTGGGTTCTGGGTTTGGACTCATCCAAAGGATGATCAATGGTGAAGTATTAGAGTCTACGAGTTTTGCTTTTTCTGGACCATTTTTTCTTTTGGCTGTAGCTTTGTTTAAAGTTTTTTCTACATCACTCACTGTTGGTTCCGGCAGTTCAGGAGGATTGCTTGGTCCTTCTTTCGCCATAGGTGGTATGTTAGGTGCATTTGTTGGATCGATGGCTCAAGTTGTATTTCCAGAATTAGGTATTGTCATTTTTCCTTTTCTTTTGGTGGGTATGGGATCTTTTTTTGCTGGTGTGGCAAGGGCTCCCATTGCGGGAATGATAATGGTTTGTGATATGATTGGAAGTTATGAACTTTTACCACCCCTGATGATTGTATCAGTGATCGCGGTGGTTTTATCACATAAATTTTCTATTTATCGAAATCAAATTAAAAACAGATTTTTGTCTCCATCTCATCATTGGGATATGAATCAGGATATTATGGATCGGATTCGAATTACGGATCATTTTTCTGAATTTAGAAAGTATGCAATGGTTTCCGAAAATCTTTCTTTGACAGAATTACAATCCAATGCACCAGGTATCCAAGCCAGTGATTTTATTCTTATCGGAGCGGGAGAAGAATACAGAGGAATTGTCTCACTCCGAAAAAATAGAATCCTTCCAGAATTTGAAGCTGATTTAAAAAACTTGATTACTTGCGGAGAAATTGTGCAAGATGTTCCATCTGTTTGCACAAATGATACTTTAGGAAAAGCTCTACGTATTCTCTTAGAATATGATGTCGACAAACTTGCGATTGTTGAAGATGGTAAATGTTTGGGTTATTTGCGTTACATTGATTTATTCAATGCTTATCAAAATGAAGTGAAAAATAAGCAGCGTAAGTCAGTATGA
- a CDS encoding RimK/LysX family protein — MKVQSLFICQIVSRFLLILLFGSMTFVANCFGSKQIIEKKPDSHIKPIVIPPQYLKPIVGRVEWVEFPNWKLKLRARIDTGAKSCSIHAVNIEKITENGEEFVVFETFVDEKPVKLKSRFVKEAKVSSTSGISEKRIMIREVMKMGKIKEDVIINLNDRTNLNYPILIGRNFLMGKFLVDVSLSHALGD; from the coding sequence ATGAAAGTTCAATCCTTATTCATTTGTCAAATTGTTAGTCGTTTTTTATTGATCCTATTGTTTGGATCAATGACGTTTGTTGCCAATTGTTTTGGATCCAAACAAATCATTGAAAAAAAACCGGATTCCCATATCAAACCAATAGTCATTCCACCACAATATTTAAAACCAATTGTAGGCCGAGTGGAATGGGTAGAATTTCCCAATTGGAAACTCAAACTGAGGGCAAGAATTGACACGGGTGCAAAATCCTGTTCGATCCATGCGGTTAATATAGAAAAGATCACTGAAAATGGGGAAGAATTTGTAGTCTTTGAAACCTTTGTGGATGAAAAACCAGTAAAACTGAAAAGTCGATTTGTAAAAGAAGCAAAAGTTTCTAGCACTTCTGGGATTTCTGAAAAACGAATTATGATTCGTGAAGTTATGAAGATGGGTAAAATTAAAGAAGATGTCATCATCAATTTAAATGATAGAACCAATCTGAATTACCCTATTCTGATTGGGCGAAATTTTCTTATGGGAAAATTCCTTGTTGATGTATCCTTGTCACACGCGTTAGGGGATTAG
- a CDS encoding 7TM domain-containing protein, which produces MDRKTFITVSILIILPIISILYKLNVADLSLLPVEVDDTVNLQVVILPKENVAVSEVTFPVPKQFIQARVLKSNTKVEDLDFRMQKRQYGHLGIWEGEDWNSSIGYYAKIKILPYAHSHPEPEIISENKKQPTKEPYYLSLKNFSPEEIRLAKKLFEQIHPYDKDNVAAAKQIYYFISEEVINTTKEITLADTIRLNNGNAYTQAILFSLLCRMKGIQARTVAGFDLSKQNTKDNKTKLSFWNEIRIHGKWYFVSTYKNIFAGNVNGYLPLWKSVEEKRSLGEEPATFRYTAYITKSNVNRYNFKEYSEEVASSNRFLRYYSLYSLPTPLQNLFRLVILIPIGALVLSVARNMIGIPTFGIFTPILLAMFFYETNLLFGICFFLLMIGLGFFERYALDKYYLLAVPRLSILLTITVITLILFSVLNEEISFFNQMSVTLFPIVITTIFVERFSIMIIEEGILNTFVTLAGTLLIALISYMIFFFGSLQILFFTHPELLFIVIAIQILLGQYKGYRVSELFRFKEIFKP; this is translated from the coding sequence TTGGATCGTAAAACTTTTATAACTGTATCGATTTTGATTATTTTACCAATCATTTCGATTCTTTATAAATTGAATGTTGCAGACCTTTCCCTTTTGCCTGTGGAAGTTGATGACACTGTCAATTTGCAAGTTGTGATTCTTCCGAAAGAAAATGTTGCCGTATCAGAAGTAACTTTTCCTGTCCCCAAACAATTCATCCAAGCAAGAGTTTTAAAATCTAATACGAAAGTAGAGGATTTAGATTTTCGGATGCAAAAAAGACAATATGGACATTTGGGAATTTGGGAAGGAGAAGATTGGAATTCATCGATTGGTTATTATGCAAAGATAAAAATTTTACCATACGCACATTCTCATCCAGAACCAGAAATTATTTCTGAAAATAAAAAACAACCAACCAAAGAGCCATATTACCTTTCTTTAAAAAACTTTTCGCCTGAAGAAATTCGTTTAGCAAAAAAATTATTTGAACAAATCCATCCTTATGACAAGGACAATGTTGCGGCAGCCAAACAAATTTATTATTTTATTTCAGAAGAAGTTATCAATACCACAAAAGAAATTACGCTTGCAGATACGATCCGGTTGAATAATGGAAATGCCTATACGCAGGCTATTTTATTTTCCTTACTTTGTCGTATGAAAGGAATCCAGGCTAGAACAGTTGCCGGTTTTGATTTGTCCAAACAAAACACAAAGGACAATAAAACCAAACTTAGTTTTTGGAATGAAATTCGAATTCATGGAAAATGGTATTTTGTATCAACATATAAAAACATATTCGCAGGAAATGTGAATGGATACCTTCCACTTTGGAAATCTGTAGAAGAGAAAAGATCACTTGGAGAGGAGCCAGCTACATTTCGTTATACTGCCTATATTACGAAATCAAATGTAAATCGATATAACTTTAAAGAATATAGTGAGGAAGTTGCATCAAGTAATCGGTTTTTACGATATTATTCTTTGTATAGTTTGCCAACACCGTTACAGAATTTGTTTCGTTTGGTGATATTGATTCCCATTGGTGCTTTAGTCTTATCTGTAGCTAGGAATATGATTGGGATTCCTACTTTTGGAATTTTTACACCAATACTTCTCGCAATGTTTTTTTATGAAACAAATCTCCTGTTTGGAATATGTTTTTTTCTTTTGATGATTGGGCTTGGTTTTTTCGAAAGGTATGCTTTGGATAAATACTATTTATTAGCTGTACCAAGACTTTCGATTTTACTCACAATTACCGTAATTACTTTAATATTGTTTTCGGTACTTAATGAGGAGATTTCGTTTTTTAATCAAATGAGTGTGACATTATTTCCAATTGTCATCACAACAATTTTTGTCGAACGATTCTCGATAATGATCATTGAAGAAGGAATTTTGAACACTTTTGTGACTTTAGCTGGAACTCTACTCATTGCACTCATCAGTTATATGATTTTCTTTTTTGGTTCCTTACAAATTCTCTTTTTTACTCATCCCGAATTATTGTTTATAGTCATTGCCATCCAAATTCTTCTTGGGCAATACAAAGGGTATCGAGTTTCAGAGCTCTTTCGGTTTAAGGAAATTTTTAAACCATGA
- a CDS encoding alpha-L-glutamate ligase-like protein — MISLFKKFDEEGILGINRRIGEYILPFNPREYYPLVDDKWKTAELARQFHVPMPHHYGVVDAFGGIRDTRELIQNQPGFVVKPANGGMGNGILVITGDSESPNGPTLYHKVDGKKITEKELQHHISGILSGLYSLDGNSDSCILQERLECHSFFREISFRGIPDIRVIVFLGYPVMAMLRLPTKESGGRANLHQGALGVGVDLQTGILTHSVCNDKIIHLHPDTKQELSGRKIPHWETILEMASRCYDMSGLGYLGVDIVLDELRGPLLLEMNARPGLGIQIANRMGLRDRLQLVERIKNSADGPKTRVHRMFQEL, encoded by the coding sequence ATGATTTCTCTTTTCAAAAAATTTGATGAAGAGGGAATTCTCGGAATCAATCGAAGGATTGGCGAATACATTTTACCTTTCAATCCAAGAGAATATTATCCCTTAGTGGATGATAAATGGAAAACGGCTGAACTAGCTAGGCAGTTTCATGTTCCTATGCCTCACCATTATGGAGTTGTCGATGCATTTGGTGGAATTCGCGACACTCGCGAACTTATCCAGAATCAACCAGGATTTGTGGTGAAACCAGCGAACGGCGGTATGGGGAATGGAATCCTTGTAATTACTGGTGATTCGGAGTCTCCTAATGGACCTACGCTTTATCACAAAGTAGATGGAAAAAAAATTACAGAAAAAGAATTACAACATCATATCTCAGGAATTTTATCGGGATTGTATTCTTTAGATGGAAACTCCGATTCTTGTATTTTACAAGAGAGGTTGGAATGCCATTCCTTCTTTCGTGAGATTTCCTTTCGTGGGATTCCTGACATTCGTGTGATTGTATTTTTGGGTTATCCTGTAATGGCTATGTTACGTTTGCCCACTAAGGAATCGGGTGGAAGGGCAAATCTCCATCAGGGCGCACTTGGTGTGGGAGTAGATTTACAAACAGGAATCCTTACCCATTCAGTTTGTAATGACAAAATAATCCATCTTCATCCAGACACAAAACAAGAGTTAAGCGGAAGGAAGATTCCTCATTGGGAAACTATTTTGGAAATGGCATCTCGGTGTTACGATATGTCCGGACTTGGATATTTGGGTGTGGATATTGTCCTGGATGAATTAAGAGGGCCATTGCTTTTGGAAATGAATGCAAGGCCAGGACTTGGAATCCAAATTGCGAATCGGATGGGATTACGAGATCGTTTGCAGCTAGTGGAGAGAATCAAGAATTCGGCGGATGGTCCTAAGACAAGAGTCCACCGAATGTTTCAAGAGTTGTAA
- a CDS encoding DUF6580 family putative transport protein, with translation MFQSRVSVAILMVIATVISRILPHPPNFTPILAVSLFSGAYLADRRIALLVPILAMFVSDYFIGFHDLMPVVYGFMILAVLFGKQIGSSLTKSFGFTVVGSIVFFVLTNLAVWATSGMYTLDVSGLVTCFTLAIPFFQNSIVGDLVYSGILFGSMAFLNRTVFVTTKQNA, from the coding sequence ATGTTCCAATCTCGTGTCTCCGTTGCCATCCTTATGGTGATCGCTACTGTCATCAGCCGTATCCTACCTCACCCACCGAATTTTACGCCCATTTTGGCCGTTTCTTTGTTTTCGGGTGCTTATTTGGCAGACAGACGAATTGCTCTTTTAGTTCCTATTTTGGCAATGTTTGTTTCTGATTATTTCATCGGGTTTCATGACCTAATGCCAGTGGTATATGGATTTATGATTCTCGCAGTACTCTTTGGAAAACAAATCGGAAGTTCGCTTACAAAATCCTTTGGGTTTACTGTGGTTGGATCGATTGTTTTCTTTGTGCTCACTAACCTTGCGGTTTGGGCAACAAGTGGGATGTATACTTTAGATGTTTCTGGTCTTGTGACTTGTTTTACACTCGCCATTCCTTTTTTCCAAAACTCTATTGTTGGTGATTTAGTTTATTCAGGAATCCTATTTGGATCGATGGCCTTTCTCAATCGCACTGTATTTGTTACGACAAAACAAAACGCTTAA